From Amia ocellicauda isolate fAmiCal2 chromosome 12, fAmiCal2.hap1, whole genome shotgun sequence, a single genomic window includes:
- the ccdc86 gene encoding coiled-coil domain-containing protein 86: MSRRRPSTRAEPQDPAVSVEVDAAVGAWMGRSLRARVVPPASSQSSTPGRTPSRAPRRSVRVAGAAESAPSAKENRGEPSPERGGEEGSISGERPGAGETRNTDPAEALPSVPAGDSGSGADGLSEKENLAASEEEDAAAEVGQSIPGSKMKKKKKTDTTSRQEPNRTAVVPLGKPKSGRVWKDRNKQRFSALLRDKPLCSSWERKMEGRREKERVKGLARQLQDDKKREREEKRMRREETLKRRLENERKAEIVQVIRNPAKIKRMKKKQLRRVEKRDTLNLPQRGTPLARGEPKRPRKRGTGGPEQITMQHTTTAPPPPPTTAAQEVA, encoded by the exons ATGTCTCGGCGCCGGCCAAGTACTAGGGCCGAACCGCAAGACCCTGCGGTATCAGTAGAGGTGGACGCGGCGGTTGGGGCCTGGATGGGGAGAAGCCTGCGGGCTCGAGTAGTACCCCCTGCCTCTTCTCAAAGTTCCACGCCGGGCAGGACACCCAGTCGTGCCCCCCGGAGGTCGGTAAGGGTGGCTGGGGCAGCAGAGAGTGCGCCCTCGGCGAAGGAGAACAGAGGCGAACCGAGCCCGGAGCGAGGGGGAGAGGAGGGCTCCATCTCGGGAGAGAGGCCAGGAGCAGGGGAGACCCGGAACACGGATCCGGCCGAAGCTCTGCCTTCTGTCCCGGCGGGGGACTCCGGTTCGGGTGCGGACGGGCTCAGCGAGAAGGAGAATCTGGCCGCTTCGGAGGAGGAGGATGCGGCGGCAGAGGTTGGTCAAAGTATCCCGGGATcgaagatgaagaagaagaagaagacggaCACAACATCAAGGCAGGAGCCCAACCGGACTGCAGTGGTGCCGCTGGGGAAACCCAAATCCGGACGGGTGTGGAAGGACCGTAACAAACAGAG gttcTCCGCTCTCCTCAGAGACAAGCCCTTGTGTTCTTCATGGGAGAGGAAGATggaagggaggagagagaaggagagggtgaAGGGGCTGGCCAGACAGCTACAGGATgacaagaagagagagagagaa GAGAAGAGGATGAGAAGAGAAGAGACTCTGAAGCGAAGGCTGGAGAATGAGAGGAAAGCTGAGATAGTGCAAGTG ATCCGGAACCCAGCGAAGATCAAGCGAATGAAGAAGAAGCAGCTCAGGCGTGTGGAGAAGAGGGACACCCTCAACCTCCCCCAGAGGGGCACACCATTGGCCCGGGGGGAACCCAAACGCCCACGGAAGAGGGGCACAGGGGGACCGGAGCAGATCACGATGCAGCACACCACCACAGCCCCCCCACCGCCCCCCACTACTGCTGCACAGGAAGTGGCCTGA
- the LOC136764446 gene encoding claudin domain-containing protein 1, which produces MFYKTELQLPQYPATGPYSFQVSYSFRGNRKRGLSGDLKLDGRIGSVMVDNRFATALVIGSVLSLLSSVYLSVAVGTDAWYEYRSPPAFPSTDGTGVANGNGNGNGNGNASELRTLRDDFLGGGEFDEKMDSDALYRLNGTLGLWRRCIVVPTDQHWYRAPDPKLVTECVSFSLQNQFTPRYREPGNHNSEEDILRTYLWRCQFLLPLVSLCLVLLGAVIGLCACACHNLYPTVATGALHLLAAVCTLGSVCCFVLGVWRLQDLSPLPHGVGGAVGWSLCLAAVSCPLQAMAGALLVWAARTNRKEYCRMRAYRVA; this is translated from the exons ATGTTTTACAAAACAGAACTACAACTCCCACAATACCCCGCGACGGGCCCATATTCCTTCCAGGTGTCGTATTCTTTCCGTGGCAACCGGAAGAGGGGTTTATCTGGGGATTTAAAACTAGACGGGCGGATCGG gtcagTGATGGTGGACAACCGCTTCGCCACAGCCCTGGTCATCGGCTCGGTCCTCAGCCTGCTCTCCAGCGTCTATCTGTCCGTCGCCGTGGGAACCGATGCCTGGTACGAGTACCGCAGCCCTCCTGCCTTCCCCTCCACAGATGGCACCGGGGTCGCCAATGGCAATGGCAATGGCAATGGCAATGGCAACGCCTCGGAACTCCGCACGCTGCGGGACGACTTCCTGGGAGGGGGCGAGTTCGACGAGAAGATGGACAGCGATGCTCTCTACCGGCTAAACGGCACGCTGGGACTGTGGAGGAGGTGTATCGTTGTTCCGACGGACCAGCACTGGTACAGAGcgccag atcCTAAGCTGGTGACAGAGTGTGTGAGTTTCTCTCTGCAGAATCAGTTCACTCCTCGGTACAGAGAACCAGGCAACCACAATAGTGAGGAGGACATACTGAGGACCt acctgTGGCGCTGTCAATTCTTGCTGCCCCTGGTCAGTCTGTGCCTGGTGCTGCTGGGTGCAGTGATCGGgctgtgtgcgtgtgcctgCCACAACCTATACCCCACTGTTGCCACCGGGGCCCTACACCTACTGGCAG CGGTGTGTACTCTGGGCAGTGTGTGCTGCTTCGTGCTGGGGGTGTGGCGTCTGCAGGACCTGTCACCCCTCCCTCACGGAGTGGGGGGTGCGGTGGGCTGGTCGCTGTGCCTGGCAGCTGTATCCTGCCCCCTGCAGGCCATGGCAGGGGCCCTGCTGGTGTGGGCAGCCCGGACCAACCGCAAGGAGTACTGCAGAATGAGGGCCTACAGAGTGgcatag
- the LOC136764447 gene encoding N-acyl-aromatic-L-amino acid amidohydrolase (carboxylate-forming) A produces MDTSSSSQVLLPPLSRVVVSGGTHGDEMGGVYLVQGGAPCLKRTTFTAQTILSNPRATEARRRYTEADLNRCFTSASLSTPLSADSPYELRRAQELNRALGPKGGPGAVDVICDLHNTTTNMGLCLIGYSTRDWICLHLYRYLQEQMPSASVRYLVFEEGEEGSYSLESMAKHGFAMEMGPQPQGVLRADLFFQMKQAVTHTLDYIELFNTGTVFRGGGVEVYRKVCTLDYPRDPHTHQITAAVHPQLQDRDFCLLSPGDPLFLTLAGGETLPYEGETPLYPVFVNEGAYYEKNIAVTLAQKETVLLPPMSVQRE; encoded by the exons ATGGACACCTCCTCATCCTCCCAAGTCCTCCTGCCCCCCCTCTCCAGGGTGGTAGTTTCTGGGGGCACACATGGTGATGAGATGGGGGGGGTGTATCTGGTGCAGGGTGGGGCGCCTTGTCTGAAGAGGACCACGTTCACAGCACAGACGATTCTCTCGAACCCGCGTGCCACAGAGGCACGAAGACGCTACACAGAAGCTGACCTCAACCGCTGCTTCACCAGTGCCTCCCTCAG cACCCCTCTCTCTGCAGACAGCCCATATGAATTGCGTCGGGCTCAGGAGCTGAACCGGGCCCTGGGTCCGAAGGGGGGCCCAGGGGCGGTGGATGTTATCTGTGAtctgcacaacacaacaaccaaCATGGGGCTGTGCTTGATCGGCTACTCGACCAGGGACTGGATCTGCCTGCACCTGTACCGTTACCTACAG GAACAGATGCCGTCAGCGTCAGTGCGGTACCTGGTGTTtgaggagggagaggaagggtcCTACTCTCTGGAGTCTATGGCTAAGCATGGCTTTG CAATGGAGATGGGTCCTCAGCCACAGGGAGTTCTGAGAGCTGATCTGTTCTTCCAGATGAAGCAGGCAGTAACCCACACACTGGACTACATAGAGCTCTTCAACACAG GCACAGTGTTCAGGGGCGGGGGGGTCGAGGTGTACAGAAAAGTGTGCACTTTGGATTACCCCCGTGACCCCCACACCCACCAAATCACTGCAGCAGTACATCCCCAGCTACAG gatCGTGACTTCTGCCTCCTTTCCCCGGGAGATCCCCTCTTCCTGACTCTGGCTGGGGGCGAGACATTGCCTTATGAGGGGGAGACACCGCTGTACCCAGTGTTTGTGAACGAGGGAGCATACTACGAGAAAAACATTGCAGTCACACTGGCACAGAAAGAGACTGTGCTGCTGCCCCCTATGTCTGTACAGAGGGAGTGA